The Desulfonatronospira thiodismutans ASO3-1 DNA segment AAGTGGGCCAACTGGTTTCAGGGCCACATGAAGGAACTGGCCCGGCAGCGCAAGGAAGCTCGGTCTACCTGAGCATCCATAAAAGGGGAGGGCTTTTAATCAGGCCTTCCCCTTTAACATCCTTTCCTGCCAGTTCTCATTAAATTTTTCCCAGCCAATCACGGCCACGCCGCAACCAGCGTTCCCCGGCTCCTCCGCCTTGACTGACACCTTCTCCCTCCAATCATGATTCACCCGCAGATCAAACATCAACCCCCTCAATCGCCCAGGCTCCAGCTCCCCGTCCACCAGGGCTTGAGCTTTACAGGCTTCAATCTTCATCAAGGCCCTGCGTATCGCTTTGGAAAAATGTGCATGGGCCTTGGATGCAGTGGCGTAGTATTTCAACGCTGATGGATCAGTAAAGCCGAGGTGCAAGCACAGTCCACTCACTGTAGGAATTTCTTCCCACTCATGGCATGCATCAAAATAGGAATTTATTCTCTCCTGCATTTGGGGTGCATTGCTATACAGCCTGGGCCTGCCTGGTTTTCTTCTGCGCATAATATATCACCACCCTGTATGTTACTAAATCCAAAAAGACGCACACTGATTGTGCACTGCATCAAGATATATTGGCAGTTGTTTACAAAATTGTCAAATTGCAGTGGAAAAAGATGAATATGGGGAAGCCTAAAGGCGATGGCCTTGGAAGGGTCAGGTACTGTGCCTGACCCGGAGCGTGAACCCTGAGGGAAGGCGGTAGTCTTCAAAAATCAGGGGGCTGGACTACTTCAGAAATATAGACCCATGCTTGCTCCTTGATGGATTCCGTCTACAATGAAACCTTTTCAGTAACCCGGAATGTCCGTGCCCAATATTTCCCGGTAGAAGAACCTCACGTCCTCACCGGCCCGGTCGCTGGCAGCGTATTTTGCCGCGAACCTGGCCAGTGGCGACTTGACCGTTTCCAGGTAATGTCGGTCATTCATAGCCAAAACCATAGGAACCACCTCCCCGAACTCGGGATGGTGGAAATTGTCCTTGTAGCTCCGATAACCCAATCTGGAGTAGAATTTAAACAACGGCTCGTTGACGTTGATGAAGTCGAAGTAGATCCCGTTTTCCAACCCATAAGCATACAAATACT contains these protein-coding regions:
- a CDS encoding terminase small subunit, whose amino-acid sequence is MRRRKPGRPRLYSNAPQMQERINSYFDACHEWEEIPTVSGLCLHLGFTDPSALKYYATASKAHAHFSKAIRRALMKIEACKAQALVDGELEPGRLRGLMFDLRVNHDWREKVSVKAEEPGNAGCGVAVIGWEKFNENWQERMLKGKA